One stretch of Pyrenophora tritici-repentis strain M4 chromosome 4, whole genome shotgun sequence DNA includes these proteins:
- a CDS encoding COX7C domain containing protein: MLARATFRAASAPTLVARRGFQSTRAQLGSPYHYPEGPRSNLPFDPLKRGFAFKYWGFMATGFSLPFLLAVWQTKKNK; this comes from the exons ATGCTCGCCCGTGCTACCTTCCGCGCCGCCTCGGCCCCAACTCTCGTCGCCCGCCGCGGCTTCCAATCCACCCGCGCCCAGCTCGGCAGCCCATACCACTACCCCGAGGGCCCGCGCAGCAACTTGCCCTTTGACCCGCTGAAGAGGGGCTTCGCATTCAAGTACTGGGGCTTCATGG CTACCGGATTCTCCCTTCCCTTCCTCCTTGCTG TTTGGCAAACCAAGAAGAACAAATAA